In Odocoileus virginianus isolate 20LAN1187 ecotype Illinois chromosome 23, Ovbor_1.2, whole genome shotgun sequence, one DNA window encodes the following:
- the LTBR gene encoding LOW QUALITY PROTEIN: tumor necrosis factor receptor superfamily member 3 (The sequence of the model RefSeq protein was modified relative to this genomic sequence to represent the inferred CDS: deleted 1 base in 1 codon), with amino-acid sequence MRLPWATSHRGLAWGLLILGVWGLLAASQPQLVRGGPVQGLPYHTENQSCGDQEKEYYESKHRLCCSRCPPGTYVSTECSRHQNTVCATCPENSYNEHWNHLSFCQLCRPCDKMLGFVEIMPCTSNRKTQCRCQPGMYCVFWNSECEHCEPLSNCPPGTEAELKDEVTEANSNCVPCKAGHFQNTSSPTARCQPHTRCEDQGLVEEAPGTAQSDTSCRNPQEPPDMPGTMLMLAIVLPLVLFLLLTTVFVYTWKSHPSLCRKLGSLLKRHPEGDESNPADGNWEPPRFNTHVPDLVKPLLPTPGDLTLASAGVPANPNLEEEVLQQQSPLSQARDLDVEPPEQGQVAHGTNGIHVTGGSMTVTGNIYIYNGPVLGGARGPGDPPAPPEPPYPIPEEGAPRPPGFSMPYQEDGKAWHLAETEHWGATPSDRAKDPKRQSCRTVSGGARRRKAALPAQA; translated from the exons ATGCGCCTGCCGTGGGCCACCTCCCACCGCGGCCTGGCCTGGGGGCTACTCATCCTGGGCGTCTGGGGTCTCCTGGCTGCATCCCAGCCCCAGCTGGTGAGGGGGGGGCCCGTGCAG GGGCTCCCATACCACACGGAGAACCAAAGCTGCGGAGACCAGGAAAAGGAATACTACGAGTCCAAACATCGCCTCTGCTGCTCCCGCTGCCCCCCAG GCACATACGTCTCCACCGAATGTAGCCGCCACCAGAACACCGTCTGTGCCACGTGCCCCGAGAATTCGTACAATGAGCACTGGAACCATCTCTCCTTCTGCCAGCTGTGCCGCCCCTGTGACAAGA TGCTGGGCTTCGTGGAGATCATGCCTTGCACCAGCAACCGCAAGACCCAGTGCCGCTGCCAGCCGGGGATGTACTGCGTCTTTTGGAACTCTGAGTGTGAGCACTGCGAGCCACTCTCCAACTGCCCGCCTGGCACCGAAGCCGAGCTCAAAG ATGAAGTCACGGAGGCTAACAGCAACTGTGTCCCCTGTAAAGCTGGACACTTCCAGAACACCTCCTCTCCCACCGCCCGCTGCCAGCCCCACACAAG GTGTGAGGACCAGGGCCTCGTAGAGGAAGCCCCAGGCACGGCCCAGTCTGACACCAGCTGCAGAAATCCACAAGAGCCCCCCGACATGCCAG GAACGATGCTAATGCTGGCCATTGTGCTGCctctggtcttgtttctgctcctCACCACCGTCTTCGTCTACACCTGGAAGAGCCACCCCTCTCTCTGCAGAAAGCTGG gatcCCTGCTCAAGAGGCACCCAGAG GGAGACGAATCAAATCCTGCTGATGGAAACTGGGAGCCCCCAAGGTTCAACACACATGTTCCTGACCTGGTAAAGCCACTTCTGCCCACCCCTGGAGACTTGACCCTGGCCTCGGCAGGCGTCCCAGCGAACCCGAATTTGGAGGAAGAGGTGCTCCAACAGCAGAGTCCCCTGAGCCAGGCCAGGGACCTGGATGTTGAGCCCCCAGAACAAGGCCAGGTGGCCCACG GCACCAACGGCATTCATGTCACCGGCGGCTCGATGACGGTCACCGGCAACATCTACATCTATAACGGGCCAGTCCTGGGGGGAGCCCGGGGTCCCGGAGACCCCCCCGCTCCCCCAGAGCCTCCGTACCCCATCCCCGAAGAGGGTGCCCCCCGCCCTCCCGGGTTTTCCATGCCCTACCAGGAGGATGGCAAGGCTTGGCACCTGGCTGAGACAGAG CACTGGGGTGCTACGCCCTCTGACAGGGCCAAGGACCCAAAGCGTCAGTCATGCCGGACGGTGTCTGGAGGAGCCAGGAGAAGGAAGGCTGCGCTCCCCGCACAGGCCTGA